From a region of the Lactuca sativa cultivar Salinas chromosome 4, Lsat_Salinas_v11, whole genome shotgun sequence genome:
- the LOC111877882 gene encoding uncharacterized protein LOC111877882, producing the protein MADIVKQILARPIQLADQLITSTDYVCSFKQDCADIKGKTEKLAGLLRQAARASNDLYERPTRRIMDDIEQNLDKTLQLVTKCRASGLQRLFTIIPAAAIRKSSLQLENSIGDVSWLLRVSSPNEDRDDVFNGLPPIAANEPHLCLIWEYIAILCNIALADDWADAAGSLVSMARDNEKYGKLIIEEGGIPPLLKLAKEGRMEGQENAARAVGLLGRDPESVEHIVNAGVCSVFAKILKEGHMRVQLVVAWAVSELAANHPKCQDHFSQNNAIRLLVSHLAFETIQEHRKYTIISCHSHPPGLPPGPKMHDVSAIHNVVADTMAMKSVKDDYSKKVHIQSTNSKTNQQHHHHIGFLGASIKGREFEDPSTKKEMKAMSARALWFLCAGNLSICRDVTESRALLCFSVLVEKGEGEVQYNSLMALVEITAVAEQHPELRRSAFKPTSPAARAVVDQLLKIIEKGDSDLLIPGIQAIGSLARTFRATETRIIAPLVRLLDENETEVSAEAAVALVKFACTDNFLHVNHCKAIVEAGGPKHLIQLTYFGEQMVQFPALILLCYIAMHVPDNETLGQDEVLIVLEWALKQGHFMQDRSLETLIQEAKQRLEIYQT; encoded by the coding sequence ATGGCGGACATCGTCAAACAGATCCTTGCACGACCAATCCAATTGGCTGACCAACTCATAACATCAACGGATTACGTTTGCTCATTCAAACAGGATTGTGCCGACATTAAAGGCAAAACGGAGAAGCTCGCCGGTCTCCTCCGGCAGGCGGCTCGAGCCAGCAACGATCTCTACGAGCGCCCAACCCGCCGGATCATGGATGATATCGAACAGAATCTTGACAAGACTCTACAGCTCGTAACCAAATGCAGAGCTAGCGGATTACAGAGGTTGTTCACCATCATCCCTGCCGCGGCCATACGGAAATCCTCCCTGCAACTCGAAAATTCAATCGGAGATGTATCATGGCTCCTCCGTGTCTCCTCCCCTAATGAGGATCGTGATGACGTATTCAACGGATTACCACCCATCGCCGCTAACGAGCCGCACCTCTGCCTAATTTGGGAGTATATCGCAATCCTCTGCAACATCGCCCTCGCCGATGATTGGGCCGACGCTGCCGGATCTTTAGTATCAATGGCACGCGACAATGAAAAATACGGGAAATTAATCATCGAAGAAGGTGGAATACCCCCGCTTTTGAAACTCGCCAAAGAAGGAAGAATGGAAGGACAAGAGAACGCCGCCAGAGCGGTGGGTCTACTCGGACGTGATCCGGAGAGCGTGGAACACATCGTAAACGCCGGCGTATGCTCTGTTTTTGCCAAAATCTTAAAAGAAGGCCACATGAGAGTTCAATTGGTGGTCGCCTGGGCGGTGTCGGAGTTGGCCGCAAACCACCCAAAATGTCAAGACCATTTCTCGCAGAACAACGCCATCCGGTTGCTCGTTAGCCATTTAGCGTTCGAAACGATTCAAGAACATCGGAAATACACCATCATCAGCTGCCATTCACATCCGCCGGGGCTTCCTCCGGGTCCAAAAATGCACGACGTATCAGCCATTCACAACGTGGTGGCGGACACCATGGCCATGAAATCCGTTAAGGATGATTACAGCAAAAAGGTTCACATCCAATCTACAAACAGTAAAACGAACCAGCAGCACCACCACCACATCGGATTTCTGGGAGCGAGTATTAAAGGAAGAGAATTTGAAGATCCAAGCACGAAGAAGGAGATGAAAGCGATGTCTGCAAGAGCGCTTTGGTTCCTCTGTGCCGGAAATCTATCAATCTGTCGAGACGTAACCGAATCACGAGCTCTTCTTTGCTTCTCGGTGTTAGTCGAGAAAGGTGAAGGCGAAGTGCAATACAACTCGTTAATGGCGTTGGTGGAAATAACAGCGGTGGCGGAACAACATCCCGAACTGAGACGATCGGCTTTCAAACCCACATCCCCGGCAGCTCGAGCGGTTGTCGACCAGTTGCTTAAGATAATCGAGAAAGGAGACTCGGACCTTCTGATTCCGGGCATCCAAGCGATCGGGAGTTTAGCAAGAACGTTTCGGGCGACGGAAACGAGAATAATAGCGCCGTTGGTGAGGTTGTTGGATGAAAACGAGACGGAGGTGTCGGCGGAAGCAGCGGTGGCGCTTGTGAAGTTTGCATGCACTGATAATTTCCTGCATGTGAATCATTGTAAGGCGATAGTGGAGGCAGGTGGGCCTAAACACTTGATCCAGTTGACTTATTTTGGTGAACAAATGGTTCAGTTTCCGGCATTGATACTCCTTTGCTACATAGCCATGCACGTACCAGATAATGAGACATTGGGTCAAGACGAAGTGCTTATAGTTTTGGAATGGGCATTGAAGCAGGGACATTTCATGCAAGATAGGTCGCTAGAAACACTAATTCAAGAAGCAAAGCAGAGATTAGAGATTTATCAAACCTAG